In a genomic window of Vibrio gigantis:
- the hpf gene encoding ribosome hibernation-promoting factor, HPF/YfiA family, protein MKINVQTHHVSINDDSRKDIEGKFEKISNHFPSLISCDIIITKEHGQHQVEVFTNYEGVRVNAKATDDVMYPAIASALKKLEAGLSNRKGQLKADLHEKPTSTKPEIASDIIQEMKLV, encoded by the coding sequence ATGAAAATAAACGTTCAAACACATCACGTATCAATTAACGACGACTCACGTAAAGACATCGAAGGTAAATTCGAGAAGATATCTAACCATTTCCCATCACTGATTAGCTGCGACATCATCATTACTAAAGAGCACGGTCAACATCAGGTTGAAGTATTCACTAACTACGAAGGTGTACGAGTAAACGCAAAAGCTACAGATGACGTTATGTATCCAGCTATCGCTTCAGCACTTAAGAAACTTGAAGCAGGCCTAAGTAACCGTAAGGGACAACTGAAAGCCGATCTACACGAGAAACCAACAAGCACGAAGCCAGAAATTGCTTCGGACATCATCCAAGAGATGAAACTGGTATAA
- a CDS encoding DUF3012 domain-containing protein: MKKVALILFLATQLMACTEVGSEAWCADMKDKPKGDWTANEAGDFAKHCIF; this comes from the coding sequence ATGAAGAAAGTCGCGTTGATCCTATTCCTAGCCACTCAGTTAATGGCTTGTACCGAAGTTGGCAGTGAAGCTTGGTGTGCGGATATGAAAGATAAGCCTAAAGGCGACTGGACGGCTAATGAAGCCGGTGATTTTGCTAAACACTGTATATTCTAA